The Iamia majanohamensis genome window below encodes:
- a CDS encoding TM2 domain-containing protein, with protein sequence MSNVPPPSDPSNQPPPTAGAPSAPPPPPAGTSAGGAVPSASSTGSTGGILSATWMMNDASPPAGWAPKQKMVAGILGILLGAWGIHSFYMGNSKKGIIQIVATIVTCGILGFWGLIEGILILIGNDQAKTDAYGVPLAE encoded by the coding sequence ATGAGCAACGTCCCACCCCCGTCCGACCCGAGCAACCAGCCCCCGCCCACGGCGGGCGCCCCCAGCGCGCCACCCCCTCCCCCCGCCGGTACCTCGGCGGGCGGCGCGGTGCCGTCGGCCAGCTCCACCGGGTCGACGGGCGGGATCCTGTCGGCGACCTGGATGATGAACGACGCCTCGCCCCCGGCGGGCTGGGCGCCCAAGCAGAAGATGGTCGCCGGGATCCTGGGCATCCTGCTCGGGGCCTGGGGCATCCACAGCTTCTACATGGGCAACTCCAAGAAGGGGATCATCCAGATCGTCGCGACCATCGTGACGTGCGGGATCCTCGGCTTCTGGGGCCTGATCGAGGGGATCCTGATCCTCATCGGCAACGACCAGGCCAAGACCGACGCCTACGGGGTGCCCCTGGCCGAGTAG
- a CDS encoding TM2 domain-containing protein: MSNVPPPPPPPGGPPPPPGGAPPPPPGGGPGAAPPPPPAQGFGAPGGQPGYAPPGGPPVAQPGVPPGYQQKEKMVAGLLGILIGGFGVHNFYLGNTTKGIIQIVVTFVTCGIGAIWGLIEGIMILTGSINTDANGVPLKG; the protein is encoded by the coding sequence ATGAGCAACGTCCCGCCCCCTCCGCCGCCCCCCGGTGGCCCGCCCCCGCCCCCCGGCGGCGCGCCCCCTCCTCCCCCCGGTGGCGGCCCCGGCGCGGCGCCGCCCCCTCCGCCGGCCCAGGGCTTCGGGGCCCCCGGCGGCCAGCCCGGCTACGCACCCCCCGGCGGGCCCCCGGTGGCCCAGCCCGGCGTGCCGCCCGGCTACCAGCAGAAGGAGAAGATGGTCGCCGGCCTGCTCGGCATCCTCATCGGCGGCTTCGGGGTCCACAACTTCTACCTGGGCAACACGACCAAGGGGATCATCCAGATCGTCGTCACCTTCGTGACCTGCGGCATCGGCGCCATCTGGGGTCTGATCGAGGGGATCATGATCCTCACCGGGAGCATCAACACCGACGCCAACGGCGTCCCCCTGAAGGGCTGA
- a CDS encoding 5'/3'-nucleotidase SurE, translating into MHATTSARLPLGGRALAALVVLVLLLGASACGGDDDGSDPDESGTTTTAEATEGGGEEAAGGLSVLVTNDDGYDSEGIDAVVTALEGLDGVTVDVVAPLEQQSGQGGTYTEGAVETQEEETASGTEAVAVDGYPADAVRVALEDLGLEPDLVVSGINEGQNLGPLVDISGTVGAARAAVAAGVPALALSGGLMDFDAEAGVPFLLDWVEENREALEAGDAPVEVVSINIPSCTEGEVRGLEEVPVGTDGSQAIVEQDCTSTLEDPADDLEAFNNGFATLTVLPDDPATPYQPG; encoded by the coding sequence ATGCACGCCACCACCTCCGCCCGTCTGCCCCTCGGCGGCCGGGCCCTCGCCGCGCTGGTCGTCCTCGTCCTGCTCCTCGGCGCGTCCGCCTGCGGGGGCGACGACGACGGCTCCGACCCGGACGAGTCGGGCACCACGACCACGGCCGAGGCCACCGAGGGCGGGGGCGAGGAGGCGGCCGGCGGGCTCTCGGTCCTCGTGACCAACGACGACGGCTACGACTCGGAGGGCATCGACGCGGTGGTGACCGCCCTGGAGGGCCTCGACGGCGTCACCGTCGACGTCGTCGCCCCGCTGGAGCAGCAGAGCGGCCAGGGCGGCACCTACACCGAGGGGGCGGTCGAGACCCAGGAGGAGGAGACGGCCAGCGGCACCGAGGCCGTCGCCGTCGACGGCTACCCCGCCGACGCCGTGCGGGTCGCCCTCGAGGACCTGGGGCTGGAGCCCGACCTGGTGGTCTCGGGCATCAACGAGGGCCAGAACCTGGGCCCGCTGGTCGACATCTCCGGCACCGTGGGCGCGGCGCGCGCCGCGGTGGCGGCCGGCGTCCCCGCCCTGGCCCTGAGCGGCGGGCTCATGGACTTCGACGCCGAGGCGGGCGTGCCGTTCCTGCTCGACTGGGTCGAGGAGAACCGGGAGGCCCTGGAGGCCGGCGACGCCCCGGTCGAGGTCGTCAGCATCAACATCCCGAGCTGCACCGAGGGCGAGGTGCGGGGCCTCGAGGAGGTGCCCGTCGGCACCGACGGCAGCCAGGCCATCGTGGAGCAGGACTGCACCTCGACCCTCGAGGACCCGGCCGACGACCTCGAGGCCTTCAACAACGGCTTCGCCACCCTGACCGTCCTCCCCGACGACCCGGCCACGCCCTACCAGCCCGGCTGA
- a CDS encoding N-acyl-D-amino-acid deacylase family protein, which translates to MHDLVIRGGRVVDGTGAPARTADVAVDDGRISAVGRVEGRGREELDADGALVTPGWVDIHTHYDGQVTWDDDPAPSADHGVTSLVMGNCGVGFAPCPPEERDWLVGLMEGVEDIPGSALHEGIRWEWETFPEYLDALDRRQWTVDVGTQIAHGAVRAYVMGERGARNEPATPADIEAMAAIVEEAVRAGALGFSTSRTIAHQAIDGEPVPGTYAAEDELFGLGGALAAAGAGVFELAPMGSAGEDVIAPRTEVDWMRRLAAKTGRPVTFALLQVDADPDLWRELCDTSAEACAEGASLHPQVAGRPTGLLAGLDTTYGLLDSVPAFAPIGALPRDERVAALRDPAVRERILGWEPDPDTRAALDASYERFFLLGDPVDYEPGPDATLAAEAARRGIDPLELAYDTFLAEDGCGLLYLPILNYSQGTSEPTREMLLHPAAVLGLGDGGAHVGFICDGSTPTWMLTHWARDRTRGERLPLELVVQRQTSDTARLYGLEDRGVLAPGMVADVNVIDFENLRLHTPKVAFDLPAGGRRMLQGVDGYLATVKSGAVTRRDGRRTGATPGRLLRGARPAPAA; encoded by the coding sequence ATGCACGACCTCGTGATCAGGGGCGGCCGCGTCGTCGACGGCACCGGCGCCCCGGCGCGCACCGCCGACGTCGCCGTCGACGACGGCCGCATCAGCGCCGTGGGACGGGTCGAGGGCCGGGGTCGGGAGGAGCTCGACGCCGACGGTGCCCTCGTCACCCCCGGCTGGGTCGACATCCACACCCACTACGACGGCCAGGTCACCTGGGACGACGACCCCGCGCCGAGCGCCGACCACGGCGTCACCTCCCTGGTCATGGGCAACTGCGGGGTCGGCTTCGCCCCCTGCCCGCCCGAGGAGCGCGACTGGCTGGTGGGGCTGATGGAGGGCGTCGAGGACATCCCCGGCTCGGCCCTCCACGAGGGCATCCGCTGGGAGTGGGAGACGTTCCCCGAGTACCTCGACGCCCTCGACCGGCGGCAGTGGACCGTCGACGTCGGCACCCAGATCGCCCACGGGGCGGTGCGGGCCTACGTGATGGGGGAGCGGGGCGCCCGCAACGAGCCGGCCACGCCGGCCGACATCGAGGCCATGGCCGCCATCGTCGAGGAGGCGGTGCGGGCCGGGGCCCTCGGCTTCAGCACCAGCCGCACCATCGCCCACCAGGCCATCGACGGCGAGCCCGTCCCCGGCACCTACGCGGCCGAGGACGAGCTCTTCGGCCTGGGCGGCGCCCTGGCCGCGGCCGGCGCCGGCGTGTTCGAGCTGGCCCCGATGGGCTCGGCCGGCGAGGACGTCATCGCCCCCCGCACCGAGGTCGACTGGATGCGCCGGCTGGCGGCGAAGACGGGCCGGCCGGTGACCTTCGCCCTGCTCCAGGTCGACGCCGACCCCGACCTCTGGCGCGAGCTCTGCGACACCTCCGCCGAGGCCTGCGCCGAGGGCGCGTCGCTCCACCCGCAGGTGGCCGGGCGGCCCACCGGGCTGCTGGCCGGCCTCGACACCACCTACGGGCTGCTCGACTCGGTGCCCGCCTTCGCCCCCATCGGCGCCCTGCCCCGCGACGAGCGGGTGGCCGCCCTGCGCGACCCCGCGGTGCGCGAGCGCATCCTGGGCTGGGAGCCGGATCCCGACACCCGCGCCGCGCTGGATGCCTCCTACGAGCGCTTCTTCCTGCTCGGCGACCCCGTCGACTACGAGCCCGGTCCCGACGCCACGCTCGCGGCCGAGGCCGCCCGGCGGGGGATCGACCCCCTCGAGCTGGCCTACGACACCTTCCTCGCCGAGGACGGCTGCGGGCTGCTGTACCTGCCCATCCTCAACTACAGCCAGGGCACCAGCGAGCCGACCCGGGAGATGCTGCTGCACCCCGCGGCGGTGCTCGGGCTGGGCGACGGCGGGGCCCACGTCGGGTTCATCTGCGACGGCTCCACCCCCACCTGGATGCTCACCCACTGGGCGCGTGACCGCACCCGGGGCGAGCGCCTCCCGCTCGAGCTGGTCGTGCAGCGCCAGACCTCCGACACCGCCCGCCTCTACGGGCTGGAGGACCGGGGGGTGCTGGCGCCGGGCATGGTCGCCGACGTCAACGTCATCGACTTCGAGAACCTGCGGCTGCACACGCCCAAGGTCGCCTTCGACCTCCCGGCCGGCGGCCGCCGGATGCTCCAGGGCGTCGACGGCTACCTCGCCACCGTGAAGTCCGGGGCCGTCACCCGTCGGGACGGGCGGCGCACCGGCGCCACCCCCGGTCGCCTGCTCCGCGGTGCCCGCCCCGCCCCCGCCGCCTGA
- a CDS encoding NAD-glutamate dehydrogenase domain-containing protein yields the protein MDRRLGGGRSAGDAAVASAWGFAAADHRHGWAGRSHPPGTDLVAGHPARGTVLELAGPDRPLVVTSVEEELRAQGVRVAQVSSLVYGVRREGGRLVEVTAARGAAQAEALLQVELERELPPEVCTRVLDALLEVLGLVGLVTADHEAIRARLAPVAAGEPGTDPDTRATVAWLLEGNALLLGLARRTPAGDVAPAGAAAPDLGLARAEAPPELPPPGGGQGAPAPGDPVRVTRQGRTSPVHRRVPMLVADLGVTAADGTAVVERLVWVAARRAAGAPLSAVPPLRRKLDDLLAREDVVAGSYDEQHLTLLFQSLPEDDLFGLDADDLHALVGELRAQDRDHSIRVVLRPAEHSHAVAALVTVPVERWTRTLRERLERFLAAQLDGERVDVGVSVGGGTSAVTARFLVHVRPDQEVPDDLPAVAREVRLLCRSWEEQLASALGEEAPGAPGLPEVEAAAVATRWADALPEAYRDVVAPRDAVGDVRALERLTTEDPSGAATGGLRVRASFGRGRGDDGFDRMVLVTDHPLELSRLLPVLESLDLWVGDEARWAAGPDLHLHHLGVRARCAPGREAEAPPSLLVPEVGARLADAVVALLTGRTDRDGLNRLVLHAGLSWDDVAVLRAYRRYRHQVDGRDDQTYVDEVLVRHPPIARGLVALWHRRCDPEGEGPGRAAAAAAASDAVHRACDRLERLDHDRILRGLAGTIDATLRTNRHLRPEGPLALKLDPGAVPGAPMPRPHREVFVSGREVEGVHLRAGPVARGGIRASDRPEDHRSEVLDLMRAQVLKNALIVPTGAKGGFVLRHDPVLGPPAGDRRERLGRAYDAFIGALLDVTDDIDGTEVVPVAGRWDGDDPYLVVAADKGTATFSDRANALAEARGFWLGDAFASGGSQGYDHKALGITARGAWVAIARHLRALGLDARRDEVTVAGVGDMSGDVFGNGLLHSDRLRLVAAFDHRHVFLDPDPDPTASHAERRRLFELPGSTWDDYDRALLSPGGGVHPRTAKAVPLTPEVRRALRVEAEEMTPAELVRAVLCAPVDLLYFGGIGTYVRASTEEDHTVDDRANAEVRVEGRELRARVVGEGANLALTQRARIEVARRGGRINVDAIDNAAGVDCSDHEVNLKVLLARAEADGRIDRAERDRLLEACADDVVEAVLSDCAAQSEALDRSERAAPAGLATVGLVLRSLVADGVLDPEVEALPDEAELEARAEAGAGITRPEMAVLLAGVKRRVAADLLGSGVPDQPATRDALVGYFPPMLAERFDDLLDQHRLRRELVASEVANDVVDHLGVTPVVTLADELGVEAPDVALAYWVARGVVRAPERWRALSRRRGATLPDLDPDPVDGGDLLAGVLHSLTRDELLRRRDPRERDWDPRDRIAQDRPVADAVLAADAADPDPERRRERAALVTRLVAGGLEPEVAEEAAAVAVLAVVPHVADVARDLERDPAAVVAAFRAVDADLALDRLAERAQAVVPGDGWGRAARQGVLDDLVLLRRETARRALAAAPGAAPADAVARRLQAAPEAGAAARAARRDLEADPDAGLDALAVAVRASRRAAGL from the coding sequence GTGGACCGGCGCCTGGGAGGGGGTCGGAGCGCCGGCGACGCCGCCGTCGCCTCGGCGTGGGGGTTCGCCGCCGCCGACCACCGCCACGGGTGGGCCGGGCGGTCCCACCCGCCGGGGACGGACCTGGTGGCCGGCCACCCCGCCCGGGGCACGGTGCTCGAGCTGGCCGGGCCCGATCGGCCCCTGGTCGTGACCTCGGTCGAGGAGGAGCTCCGGGCCCAGGGCGTCCGGGTGGCCCAGGTGTCGTCGCTCGTCTACGGCGTCCGCCGGGAGGGCGGTCGCCTGGTGGAGGTCACCGCCGCCCGGGGTGCGGCGCAGGCCGAGGCCCTGCTCCAGGTCGAGCTGGAGCGGGAACTGCCCCCGGAGGTGTGCACCCGGGTGCTCGACGCCCTGCTCGAGGTCCTCGGGCTGGTCGGGCTGGTGACCGCCGACCACGAGGCGATCCGCGCCCGGCTCGCCCCCGTGGCCGCGGGGGAGCCCGGCACCGACCCCGACACCCGGGCGACGGTGGCCTGGCTCCTCGAGGGCAACGCCCTCCTCCTCGGCCTGGCCCGCCGCACCCCCGCGGGCGACGTCGCCCCCGCCGGGGCGGCGGCGCCGGACCTCGGCCTGGCCCGGGCCGAGGCACCCCCCGAGCTGCCCCCGCCCGGCGGGGGCCAGGGCGCCCCGGCCCCGGGGGACCCGGTGCGGGTGACCCGGCAGGGTCGGACGAGCCCGGTCCACCGGCGGGTGCCGATGCTCGTCGCCGACCTCGGCGTCACCGCGGCGGACGGCACGGCCGTGGTGGAGCGCCTGGTGTGGGTGGCGGCCCGACGGGCGGCCGGGGCACCGCTGTCGGCGGTGCCCCCGCTGCGGCGCAAGCTCGACGACCTCCTGGCCCGCGAGGACGTGGTCGCCGGCTCCTACGACGAGCAGCACCTGACCCTGCTGTTCCAGTCGCTCCCGGAGGACGACCTCTTCGGGCTCGACGCCGACGACCTCCACGCCCTGGTGGGGGAGCTGCGCGCCCAGGACCGCGACCACAGCATCCGGGTGGTCCTGCGCCCGGCCGAGCACTCCCACGCCGTGGCCGCCCTGGTCACCGTCCCCGTGGAGCGCTGGACCCGCACGCTCCGGGAGCGCCTGGAGCGGTTCCTGGCGGCCCAGCTCGACGGGGAGCGGGTCGACGTGGGCGTCTCGGTCGGGGGCGGGACCTCGGCGGTCACGGCCCGGTTCCTGGTCCACGTGCGGCCCGACCAGGAGGTCCCCGACGACCTGCCCGCGGTGGCCCGGGAGGTGCGCCTGCTCTGTCGCTCGTGGGAGGAGCAGCTGGCGTCCGCCCTGGGCGAGGAGGCCCCCGGCGCCCCGGGGCTGCCCGAGGTGGAGGCGGCCGCGGTCGCCACCCGGTGGGCCGATGCCCTGCCCGAGGCCTACCGGGACGTGGTCGCGCCGCGGGACGCGGTCGGCGACGTCCGTGCCCTCGAGCGGCTGACGACGGAGGACCCGTCGGGCGCCGCGACCGGCGGCCTGCGGGTGCGCGCCTCGTTCGGGAGGGGGCGGGGCGACGACGGCTTCGACCGCATGGTGCTCGTCACCGACCACCCCCTCGAGCTGTCGCGCCTGCTCCCCGTGCTGGAGAGCCTCGACCTCTGGGTCGGCGACGAGGCCCGCTGGGCCGCGGGGCCGGACCTGCACCTCCACCACCTCGGCGTCCGCGCCCGGTGCGCCCCCGGGCGCGAGGCCGAGGCGCCGCCGTCGCTGCTCGTCCCGGAGGTCGGCGCCCGGCTGGCCGATGCGGTGGTGGCCCTGCTCACCGGGCGGACCGACCGGGACGGCCTGAACCGGCTCGTGCTGCACGCCGGCCTGTCCTGGGACGACGTCGCCGTCCTCCGGGCCTACCGCCGCTACCGGCACCAGGTCGACGGGCGCGACGACCAGACCTACGTCGACGAGGTGCTCGTCCGCCACCCGCCCATCGCCCGGGGGCTGGTGGCCCTCTGGCACCGGCGCTGCGACCCGGAGGGGGAGGGGCCCGGACGGGCCGCGGCGGCCGCAGCCGCGTCGGACGCCGTGCACCGGGCGTGCGACCGGCTCGAGCGCCTCGACCACGACCGCATCCTCCGGGGCCTGGCCGGCACCATCGACGCCACCCTCCGCACCAACCGGCACCTCCGGCCCGAGGGTCCGCTGGCGCTCAAGCTCGACCCCGGGGCGGTCCCGGGTGCCCCGATGCCCCGGCCCCACCGCGAGGTGTTCGTGAGCGGACGGGAGGTCGAGGGCGTCCACCTGCGGGCCGGGCCGGTGGCGCGCGGCGGCATCCGGGCCAGCGACCGGCCCGAGGACCACCGGTCCGAGGTCCTCGACCTCATGCGGGCCCAGGTCCTGAAGAACGCCCTCATCGTCCCCACCGGGGCCAAGGGCGGCTTCGTCCTGCGCCACGACCCCGTCCTCGGCCCGCCGGCGGGCGATCGGCGGGAGCGGCTGGGCCGGGCCTACGACGCGTTCATCGGCGCCCTCCTCGACGTCACCGACGACATCGACGGCACCGAGGTCGTGCCCGTGGCCGGGCGGTGGGATGGCGACGACCCCTACCTGGTGGTGGCGGCCGACAAGGGGACCGCCACCTTCTCGGACCGGGCCAACGCCCTGGCCGAGGCCCGCGGCTTCTGGCTGGGGGACGCCTTCGCGTCCGGGGGCTCGCAGGGCTACGACCACAAGGCCCTGGGCATCACCGCCCGGGGCGCGTGGGTGGCGATCGCCCGCCACCTCCGCGCCCTCGGCCTCGACGCCCGGCGCGACGAGGTCACCGTCGCCGGGGTGGGCGACATGTCGGGCGACGTGTTCGGCAACGGCCTCCTCCACTCCGACCGCCTCCGGCTGGTGGCCGCCTTCGACCACCGGCACGTGTTCCTCGACCCCGACCCGGACCCGACGGCGTCCCACGCCGAGCGACGGCGCCTGTTCGAGCTGCCCGGCTCGACGTGGGACGACTACGACCGCGCCCTGCTCTCGCCCGGCGGTGGCGTGCACCCCCGGACGGCCAAGGCCGTCCCGCTCACGCCGGAGGTGCGCCGCGCCCTGCGCGTCGAGGCCGAGGAGATGACCCCCGCCGAGCTGGTGCGGGCCGTCCTCTGCGCGCCGGTCGACCTCCTCTACTTCGGCGGCATCGGCACCTACGTCCGGGCCTCCACCGAGGAGGACCACACCGTCGACGACCGGGCCAACGCCGAGGTGCGGGTCGAGGGTCGCGAGCTGCGGGCGCGGGTGGTGGGCGAGGGCGCCAACCTGGCCCTCACCCAGCGGGCCCGCATCGAGGTGGCCCGGCGCGGCGGGCGCATCAACGTCGACGCCATCGACAACGCGGCCGGCGTCGACTGCTCCGACCACGAGGTGAACCTGAAGGTGCTGCTGGCCCGGGCCGAGGCCGACGGGCGCATCGACCGGGCCGAGCGCGACCGGCTGCTCGAGGCGTGCGCCGACGACGTGGTCGAGGCGGTCCTGTCCGACTGCGCGGCCCAGAGCGAGGCCCTCGACCGCTCGGAGCGGGCCGCCCCCGCGGGGCTGGCCACCGTGGGGCTGGTGCTGCGGAGCCTCGTCGCCGACGGCGTGCTCGACCCCGAGGTGGAGGCCCTCCCCGACGAGGCCGAGCTGGAGGCCCGCGCCGAGGCGGGCGCGGGGATCACCCGGCCCGAGATGGCCGTGCTCCTCGCCGGGGTGAAGCGGCGGGTGGCGGCCGACCTGCTGGGCTCCGGCGTCCCCGACCAGCCCGCCACCCGCGACGCCCTCGTCGGCTACTTCCCCCCGATGCTGGCCGAGCGGTTCGACGACCTCCTCGACCAGCACCGCCTGCGGCGCGAGCTGGTGGCCTCGGAGGTGGCCAACGACGTGGTCGACCACCTGGGCGTCACGCCGGTGGTCACCCTGGCCGACGAGCTCGGCGTCGAGGCGCCCGACGTGGCCCTGGCCTACTGGGTCGCGCGCGGCGTGGTCCGGGCCCCGGAGCGCTGGCGGGCGCTGTCGCGCCGACGGGGCGCCACCCTGCCCGACCTCGACCCCGACCCCGTCGACGGGGGTGACCTCCTGGCCGGGGTGCTCCACTCCCTCACCCGGGACGAGCTGCTCCGGCGGCGCGACCCCCGCGAGCGGGACTGGGACCCCCGCGACCGGATCGCCCAGGACCGGCCGGTGGCCGACGCCGTGCTGGCGGCCGACGCCGCCGACCCCGACCCCGAGCGCCGGCGGGAGCGGGCCGCCCTCGTCACCCGCCTGGTGGCCGGGGGCCTGGAGCCCGAGGTGGCGGAGGAGGCGGCCGCGGTCGCGGTCCTCGCCGTGGTCCCCCACGTGGCCGACGTGGCCCGCGACCTGGAGCGCGACCCCGCGGCGGTGGTCGCCGCGTTCCGCGCCGTCGACGCCGACCTGGCCCTCGACCGCCTGGCGGAGAGGGCGCAGGCCGTGGTGCCGGGTGACGGCTGGGGCCGCGCCGCCCGCCAGGGCGTGCTCGACGACCTCGTGCTGCTGCGGCGGGAGACGGCCCGCCGGGCCCTGGCCGCGGCCCCGGGGGCGGCACCGGCCGACGCCGTGGCCCGTCGCCTGCAGGCTGCGCCGGAGGCGGGGGCGGCGGCCCGGGCGGCGCGCCGCGACCTGGAGGCCGACCCCGACGCCGGCCTCGACGCCCTGGCCGTGGCCGTCCGGGCCAGCCGGCGCGCCGCCGGCCTCTGA
- a CDS encoding acyl-CoA thioester hydrolase/BAAT C-terminal domain-containing protein translates to MVRRAAERQRGGGRVGPAILVALLVGGSACSSGEDGRAAVDEGERPEEEVTLSVTPARSRLTEPLVFEVGGLEAGAEVTLEVRSTDSQGTGWSSTTTHRADDTGAVDLDGSPDAEPDPMAPISSMQPVDPGSAPSPYLWSGEPQAFTVAVRVDGEEAASTVVERGVPLGVLADTTTIADEGFSGQLYLSPDGVEVEAPALVLLGGSDGGLPGPLTAATLAAEGHPVLTVAYFQGPIGDDPDLPPTLADVPLEPIADAVTWLADRPEVGAAEVWTMGVSRGSEAALLVASAFPDRVAGAVALVPSNVALCGFPDCSRPAWTLDGAPVPYTTQLDQPSPTDTPGAVIPVERIDGPVLGVCGGADEVWDSCAFAEAIDARLEAEGHPDAHEVIAAPEAGHAIGGLVPYEPVPAEGPEVAAVQAAKARVWPEVLAFLDAHGS, encoded by the coding sequence GTGGTGCGACGGGCGGCGGAGCGGCAGAGGGGCGGGGGGCGGGTCGGGCCGGCGATCCTCGTCGCACTCCTCGTCGGCGGGTCCGCCTGCTCGTCGGGGGAGGACGGACGTGCGGCCGTCGACGAGGGCGAGCGGCCCGAGGAGGAGGTCACCCTCTCGGTGACGCCCGCGCGGTCGCGCCTGACCGAGCCCCTCGTGTTCGAGGTGGGCGGGCTGGAGGCCGGCGCCGAGGTCACCCTCGAGGTGCGCTCGACCGACTCGCAGGGGACCGGGTGGTCCTCCACGACCACGCATCGGGCCGACGACACCGGTGCCGTGGACCTCGACGGCTCGCCCGACGCCGAGCCCGACCCGATGGCCCCGATCTCCTCGATGCAGCCGGTCGACCCCGGATCCGCACCGTCCCCCTACCTCTGGAGCGGGGAGCCGCAGGCCTTCACCGTCGCCGTGCGGGTCGACGGCGAGGAGGCCGCGTCGACGGTCGTCGAGCGGGGCGTGCCGCTCGGTGTGCTGGCCGACACGACCACGATCGCCGACGAGGGCTTCAGCGGACAGCTGTACCTCTCCCCCGACGGGGTCGAGGTCGAGGCTCCTGCGCTCGTCCTCCTCGGCGGCTCCGACGGCGGCCTGCCCGGACCCCTCACCGCGGCGACCCTCGCGGCCGAGGGCCACCCCGTCCTGACGGTGGCCTACTTCCAGGGCCCCATCGGCGACGACCCCGACCTCCCCCCCACGCTCGCCGACGTCCCCCTCGAGCCGATCGCCGACGCCGTCACCTGGCTCGCCGACCGCCCCGAGGTCGGTGCGGCGGAGGTGTGGACCATGGGTGTCTCCCGGGGCAGCGAGGCCGCCCTGCTCGTCGCCAGCGCCTTCCCCGACCGCGTCGCCGGTGCCGTCGCCCTCGTCCCGAGCAACGTGGCCCTGTGCGGCTTCCCGGACTGCTCCCGGCCGGCGTGGACCCTCGACGGCGCGCCGGTGCCGTACACGACACAGCTCGACCAGCCCTCGCCCACCGACACCCCTGGGGCCGTCATCCCGGTCGAGCGCATCGACGGCCCCGTGCTGGGGGTGTGCGGCGGTGCCGACGAGGTCTGGGACTCCTGCGCCTTCGCCGAGGCCATCGACGCCCGGCTGGAGGCCGAGGGGCACCCCGACGCCCACGAGGTGATCGCGGCGCCGGAGGCCGGGCACGCCATCGGCGGCCTCGTGCCCTACGAGCCGGTGCCGGCGGAGGGGCCGGAGGTGGCGGCCGTGCAGGCGGCCAAGGCACGGGTGTGGCCCGAGGTCCTGGCTTTCCTCGACGCCCACGGCTCCTAG
- the mutM gene encoding bifunctional DNA-formamidopyrimidine glycosylase/DNA-(apurinic or apyrimidinic site) lyase, with protein MPELPEVETIRGALAPLLAGRTVLAAGAHPSAKFSSAPRAVGRTVVDVRRRGKYLLADLAPAAGAPRAELVVHLGMTGQLGPDLDPDGPHARAWWRLDDGTTLVFRDVRRFGRIAVLDDGDHSALPTLAALGPEPFGDGFTPEGLWRALGRSTSRVKTQLLAQRVVAGVGNIYADEALWRAGIHPAARRVGRQRAARLHAAVRGALADGLADGGTTLRDYRTVDGGEGRHQAALACYGRARQPCLRCGTTLRRSVVDGRGTTSCPACQR; from the coding sequence GTGCCCGAGCTGCCCGAGGTGGAGACCATCCGCGGGGCGCTGGCTCCCCTGCTCGCCGGACGCACCGTGCTCGCCGCCGGCGCCCACCCGTCGGCCAAGTTCTCCTCCGCGCCGCGGGCGGTGGGCCGCACCGTGGTCGACGTGCGCCGTCGGGGGAAGTACCTGCTCGCCGACCTGGCGCCGGCCGCCGGCGCGCCCCGGGCCGAGCTGGTGGTCCACCTGGGCATGACCGGCCAGCTCGGCCCCGACCTCGACCCGGACGGGCCCCACGCCCGCGCCTGGTGGCGGCTCGACGACGGCACCACCCTCGTGTTCCGCGACGTGCGGCGCTTCGGGCGCATCGCCGTGCTCGACGACGGCGACCACTCGGCCCTGCCCACCCTCGCCGCCCTCGGCCCCGAGCCCTTCGGCGACGGGTTCACGCCGGAGGGGCTCTGGCGGGCCCTGGGCCGCAGCACCAGCCGGGTGAAGACCCAGCTCCTCGCCCAGCGGGTGGTGGCCGGGGTGGGCAACATCTACGCCGACGAGGCGCTGTGGCGGGCCGGCATCCACCCGGCGGCCCGCCGGGTGGGCCGGCAGCGGGCCGCCCGGCTCCACGCCGCGGTGCGCGGCGCGCTGGCCGACGGCCTCGCCGACGGGGGCACGACGCTGCGCGACTACCGCACCGTCGACGGCGGCGAGGGCCGCCACCAGGCCGCGCTGGCCTGCTACGGCCGGGCCCGCCAGCCCTGCCTGCGGTGCGGCACCACCCTGCGGCGCTCGGTGGTCGACGGCCGGGGCACCACCTCGTGCCCCGCCTGCCAGCGCTAG